In the Nerophis ophidion isolate RoL-2023_Sa linkage group LG01, RoL_Noph_v1.0, whole genome shotgun sequence genome, one interval contains:
- the LOC133563861 gene encoding gastrula zinc finger protein XlCGF8.2DB-like isoform X2: MDDYCCAKMATSCQRESERQSETSSKSPTEIKTKDEDVQQLIGHPGELSPPPGWSSTLKQETPQPPRIKKEEEELCITQEEADLTKLPLTVVSVKTKYDEEKPQPDNLLAPLSDSEAEDEVEEPLSSDTDCEDDIGTHTDNKHSECSKKRSVQTHFSCSVCAKSFTKKSTLTRHMRTHTGEKPFKCSFCGKGFSIKCNLTAHVRTHTGEKPCTCSVCGKSFSLKKNLTDHMRTHTGERPFSCSICRKSFTKKCHMTQHVGAHTGQKPFMCSVCGKSFSQSSHLTRHVRTHTGEKPFNCLVCGKGFTKKISFTQHMGKHTAEKPFNRSVRGKRFHRNLDTVRHIRTHTGE, from the exons atggacgactactgctgtgctaagatggcgacgtcatgtcaaagagaaagtgaaagacaATCAGAAACTTCCAGCAAATCACCAACGGAGATAAAGACCAAAGATGAAG acgtccagcagctgattgGTCATCCAGGAGAACTTTCCCCTCCGCCAGGAtggagctccactttgaagcaggagactccacagCCACCccgcattaaaaaggaagaggaggaactctgcatcactcaggaggaagctgatctcaccaagttgccgctgactgttgtctctgtgaagactaaatatgatgaagagaaaccgcaaccagacaacctcttagctccactatcagatagtgaggctgaagacgaaGTTGAAGAACCTTTAAGCAGCGATACGGACTGTGAAGATGATATTgggactcacactgacaacaaacactctgaatgcTCTAAAAAGCGGAGCGTTCAAACACATTTCAGCTGCTCAGTTTGTGcgaaaagctttactaaaaagagcacTTTGACTcggcacatgagaacgcacacgggtgaaaaaccatttaaatgTTCATTTTGTGGTAAAGGCTTTTCTATAAAATGCAATTTGACCGCGCACGTGAGgacacacaccggagagaaaccttgCACTTGTTCAGTTTGCGGTAAAAGCTTCTCCCTCAAAAAGAATTTGACTGaccacatgagaacgcacaccggaGAAAGACCGTTTAGCTGCTCCATCTGCCGTAAAAGCTTTACGAAAAAGTGCCACATGACTCAACACGTGGGAGCGCACACTGGACAAAAACCATTTATGTGCTCAGTTTGCGGTAAAAGCTTTTCTCAGTCGAGCCATTTGACGCGACATGTAAGaacgcacacgggagaaaaaccttttaattGTTTAGTTTGTGGTAAGGGTTTTACTAAAAAGATTAGTTTCACTCAACACATGGGAAAACATACAGCAGAAAAACCATTTAATCGTTCAGTCCGCGGTAAAAGATTCCATCGTAATTTAGACACAGTCAGacacataagaacacacacaggagaataA
- the LOC133563861 gene encoding zinc finger protein 771-like isoform X1, with amino-acid sequence MDDYCCAKMATSCQRESERQSETSSKSPTEIKTKDEDVQQLIGLPEKLLPQSGRSSTLKQETPQPPCIKKEEEELCITQEGECLVGPQEADLTKFPPTVVSVKTEDDGEKPHPDNLLAPLSDVQQLIGHPGELSPPPGWSSTLKQETPQPPRIKKEEEELCITQEEADLTKLPLTVVSVKTKYDEEKPQPDNLLAPLSDSEAEDEVEEPLSSDTDCEDDIGTHTDNKHSECSKKRSVQTHFSCSVCAKSFTKKSTLTRHMRTHTGEKPFKCSFCGKGFSIKCNLTAHVRTHTGEKPCTCSVCGKSFSLKKNLTDHMRTHTGERPFSCSICRKSFTKKCHMTQHVGAHTGQKPFMCSVCGKSFSQSSHLTRHVRTHTGEKPFNCLVCGKGFTKKISFTQHMGKHTAEKPFNRSVRGKRFHRNLDTVRHIRTHTGE; translated from the exons atggacgactactgctgtgctaagatggcgacgtcatgtcaaagagaaagtgaaagacaATCAGAAACTTCCAGCAAATCACCAACGGAGATAAAGACCAAAGATGAAG acgtccagcagctgattgGTCTTCCAGAAAAACTTCTGCCTCAGTCAGGCaggagctccactttgaagcaggagactccacaaccaccctgcattaaaaaggaagaggaggaactctgcatcactcaggagggagagtgtcttgtAGGACCACAGGAAGCTGATCTCACCAAGTTTCCAccgactgttgtctctgtgaagactgaagatgatggAGAGAAACCCCACccagacaacctcttagctccactatcag acgtccagcagctgattgGTCATCCAGGAGAACTTTCCCCTCCGCCAGGAtggagctccactttgaagcaggagactccacagCCACCccgcattaaaaaggaagaggaggaactctgcatcactcaggaggaagctgatctcaccaagttgccgctgactgttgtctctgtgaagactaaatatgatgaagagaaaccgcaaccagacaacctcttagctccactatcagatagtgaggctgaagacgaaGTTGAAGAACCTTTAAGCAGCGATACGGACTGTGAAGATGATATTgggactcacactgacaacaaacactctgaatgcTCTAAAAAGCGGAGCGTTCAAACACATTTCAGCTGCTCAGTTTGTGcgaaaagctttactaaaaagagcacTTTGACTcggcacatgagaacgcacacgggtgaaaaaccatttaaatgTTCATTTTGTGGTAAAGGCTTTTCTATAAAATGCAATTTGACCGCGCACGTGAGgacacacaccggagagaaaccttgCACTTGTTCAGTTTGCGGTAAAAGCTTCTCCCTCAAAAAGAATTTGACTGaccacatgagaacgcacaccggaGAAAGACCGTTTAGCTGCTCCATCTGCCGTAAAAGCTTTACGAAAAAGTGCCACATGACTCAACACGTGGGAGCGCACACTGGACAAAAACCATTTATGTGCTCAGTTTGCGGTAAAAGCTTTTCTCAGTCGAGCCATTTGACGCGACATGTAAGaacgcacacgggagaaaaaccttttaattGTTTAGTTTGTGGTAAGGGTTTTACTAAAAAGATTAGTTTCACTCAACACATGGGAAAACATACAGCAGAAAAACCATTTAATCGTTCAGTCCGCGGTAAAAGATTCCATCGTAATTTAGACACAGTCAGacacataagaacacacacaggagaataA